The [Pantoea] beijingensis genomic sequence CCAACATCATCTTAAAGGCAATAAGCAGGATTTTTTCTTTCGACTGGAGACGCCGGATCGCCTCGGCCGCGCCGGGATCGATAAGATCGGTTTAGGGGCGCTGATTGGTCTGTCTGACAGCTGGCGCACCGACTGCTTTATGATGGCAGAGCACCTGCTGTACCTGCAAAAAACATACTGGCAGAGTCGCTACTCAGTGGCTTTCCCCAGGTTACGACCATGCGCAGGGGGGATTCAACCGGCCTCACTGATGAGCGAAGCTCAGTTGTTACAAACGCTGTGCGCATTCCGCCTGTTTTCACCCGAACTTGAACTGTCGCTTTCCACGCGCGAGTCACCGCATTTTCGCGATCATGCGGTACCACTGGTGATTAACACCGTCAGCGCCTTCTCCAAAACACAGCCAGGCGGCTACGCTGAAAATGTACCAGAGCTGGAACAGTTCGCTACGCATGATAACCGTACACCGTCGCAGGTCGCAGCAGCCCTCTCGAGTGCCGGTTTACAACCAGTCTGGAAAGACTGGGACGGTTATTTAGGGCGCAACACGCAATAAAAATATATGGCTCTGCAACGGAAACGGAAAGTCAGCGGGGCATTACGCAATACGATGATCCACCGCTGGTTCTTGCACTAGCTGCCTTTATAGTAGCGCTGTCGCCAGCAATTCCGCTGCCGTCCAGGGCCAGCTTTATACCCTCTTGCTGGCCCTGCCCTCACGCTTTACCGAATAATACAAAACATACGCTATGACATAGTGTGCACGGAATCATTCCCATAGCAGTCAACAAACCTGCAGCGCGGAGTATGATGATAACTGCTCTAAATAATTCGTGTTGCAGGGCGGCGGCAAACGCGTAAATCCCCGGGAGCATAGCCCCATAGCCCACTATGTGACCGGGATGAACGCGTGCAGCCAACAAACCTGCGGCGCGAAGTATGACGATAACTGCTCTAAATAATTCGTGTTGCAGGGCGGCGGCAAACGCGTAAATCCCCGGGAGCATAGCCCACTATGTGACCGGGGTGAACGCGTGCAGCCAACAAACCTGCGGCGCGAAGTATGACGATAACTGCTCTAAATAATTCGTGTTGCAGGGCGGCGGCAAACGCGTAAATCCCCGGGAGCATAGCCCACTATGTGACCGGGGTGAACGCGTGCAGCCAACAAACCTGCGGCGCGAAGTATGACGATAACTGCTCTAAATAATTCGTGTTGCAGGGCGGCGGCAAACGCGTAAATCCCCGGGAGCATAGCCCACTATGTGACCGGGGTGAACGCGTGCAGCCAACAAACCTGCGGCGCGAAGTATGACGAGCAGGTTAGTTACCGCGGTAGGTTGAGTACCCATACTGACTCAGCAGTAACGGAATATGAAAGTGCTGACCACTTTTCTCTACGTGGAAGATCACCGGAATTTCTGGGAAGAAACTGTCCTTACCATTTTTCTTGTAGTAGTCACCCGTTTTAAACGTCACTTTGTAATCGCCTGCCGTAATGCTTTTCCCGGCAGGATACAATGCACCAATACGCCCGTTTTGATCGGTGCTCGCTGTGGATAGTTTCACCCACCGCTCCTGCTGCTTCTGCTCCAATTCAACCTCAACGCCTGGCGTAGGAACGCCCGTTTGGAGATTCAAGACATGTACGCTTACAGGGTTAATCGCTTGTTCGGCCGCAACAGCTGATACTGAAGCGACCATCAGCGAAGATAGAAAGACTATTCTTACTAATTTCATTATTTTTCCTCAGGGTTAATCACTAATGGAAAATATAGATAATGGTAATTAGGAACAAATTTTCTTTAAAAAATACGAAAATTCCGAGCTTATTGACCTTGGCAACCTCATAGTTTCACCTAAATAATTTGAACTAAAAATATATGCCAATCAGTCAATCTTCAGATGAAAAGATAACGACAGGAATCGCTACACTTATGTCCCATTAGCTCTTCATTCCTCA encodes the following:
- the uraH gene encoding hydroxyisourate hydrolase gives rise to the protein MKLVRIVFLSSLMVASVSAVAAEQAINPVSVHVLNLQTGVPTPGVEVELEQKQQERWVKLSTASTDQNGRIGALYPAGKSITAGDYKVTFKTGDYYKKNGKDSFFPEIPVIFHVEKSGQHFHIPLLLSQYGYSTYRGN